The Chloroherpetonaceae bacterium genome window below encodes:
- a CDS encoding FAD-dependent oxidoreductase: MKKNLIILGTGFGAYSLIKSLPSDLYQVTVISPRNYFLFTPLLPSTTVGTIEFRSIIEPIRHSAKYLTYLQAFAERIDTTNKTIGCRSAILDEEFEVKYDVLVIAVGASNNTFGIEGVKEHAVFLKELDDARILRRKILDNFELAALPTIPVEERHRLLHTVVVGGGPTGVEFAAELSDFLEDELTYTYPQLISSSSLTIVEAGKQLLNLFDEKLSLYAGQLFSRRKIRVMTNTVVKKVSRNKLFLNNNSELDFGLLVWSTGNTSNPFIQKLPFEKDRNGRILTDSNLLIKGLEDIYAIGDCATPSDFSQPATAQVAMQEGKYLATVFKKKATHSSFKPKPFLWQNFGMLAYIGDNKALADLPQTKSSGFGTWIFWRSAYLTKLVSLKNKVQVLYDWLKASIFGRDVSRF; this comes from the coding sequence ATGAAAAAAAATTTAATTATTCTTGGTACAGGTTTCGGAGCTTACAGTCTGATTAAATCACTTCCCTCAGATTTGTATCAAGTAACCGTTATATCTCCACGAAATTATTTTCTTTTCACCCCTTTGCTCCCAAGCACAACCGTCGGAACAATCGAATTTCGAAGCATTATTGAACCAATACGGCATTCAGCAAAATACCTTACCTATCTTCAAGCGTTTGCCGAAAGAATTGATACGACCAATAAAACCATCGGGTGTCGCTCAGCAATCTTAGATGAAGAATTTGAAGTAAAGTACGATGTGCTTGTAATTGCTGTTGGCGCTTCGAACAATACTTTTGGAATTGAGGGAGTGAAAGAACATGCCGTATTTCTAAAAGAACTTGATGATGCCAGAATCCTTAGAAGAAAAATCCTTGACAATTTTGAACTGGCTGCGCTACCAACGATTCCTGTTGAAGAGCGTCATCGTCTTTTGCATACTGTAGTTGTAGGTGGAGGGCCTACAGGCGTTGAATTTGCGGCTGAACTCTCTGATTTCCTCGAAGATGAACTTACTTACACTTACCCTCAACTTATCTCTTCTTCAAGTTTAACCATTGTAGAGGCAGGCAAGCAGTTACTTAATCTTTTTGATGAAAAACTCTCTCTTTATGCGGGGCAACTTTTTTCACGAAGAAAAATTCGGGTGATGACGAATACTGTCGTCAAAAAAGTATCTCGGAACAAACTTTTTCTAAATAACAATTCAGAACTTGATTTCGGATTACTGGTTTGGTCAACAGGTAACACCTCAAACCCATTCATACAAAAATTGCCTTTTGAAAAAGACCGAAACGGGAGAATTTTAACGGATTCTAATTTGCTTATCAAAGGTTTAGAGGATATTTATGCTATTGGAGATTGTGCAACTCCTTCTGACTTTTCGCAACCAGCAACGGCGCAAGTTGCAATGCAAGAGGGAAAATATTTAGCAACTGTATTCAAGAAAAAAGCAACGCATTCAAGCTTCAAACCAAAACCTTTTTTATGGCAAAACTTCGGAATGCTTGCATATATCGGTGACAATAAAGCATTAGCCGATTTACCACAAACCAAGTCAAGCGGCTTTGGAACTTGGATTTTCTGGCGTTCGGCGTATTTAACCAAACTTGTAAGCTTAAAAAATAAAGTGCAGGTTCTTTATGATTGGTTAAAAGCGAGTATTTTTGGAAGAGATGTCAGTCGATTTTAA
- a CDS encoding alpha-amylase family glycosyl hydrolase: MKKLYVGVFLLFIFCFFIDATNFSAIALGQNLPMKPSVKSINQLDTLYSSKAMGLTTLKDENVFRVFSPRAKKVFLILYEKHTDINGREIQMIRDNQGVWEHLEKGNLIGKYYGYRIIGPTGKNEMFDSTVVIADPYSKAVTTQNHYRQSSKSLIIDTNFDWEEDTWVIGQNHNDLIIYEAHLRDLTAHASSGVNQKGTYLGLTEKGKTGGLSYLKSLGVNAVEFLPIHKFGTIEIPYKDSSVIAAGYPVNTWNPYARNHWGYMTSYFFTPETYYATDGTINHGEYNGIDGRAVKEMKQMVKALHKEKIAVILDVVYNHVAQYDFNCFKYIDKFYYFRCDSSGNFMGSSGCGNDFKTERPMSRKMIVESVKYWMTEYHIDGFRFDLAAMIDWETCREIIQEAKKINPNVIIIAEPWGGGGYAPEKFSEIGWASWNDQIRNGVKGQNPHHGKGFIFGKFQGENTTKSIQNYSLGTLKKNGGLFIQKEHSINYLESHDDETMGDFIRVALGEVKEGVVIKNLNKHHRLSPKSLALNKLAALFLFTSQGAVMIHEGQEFGRSKVIAKTAIPDPKVGMIDRNSYEKDNETNYLNYTHAKLNRELVSYYQDLIQFRKKYNQNFGSANEENIDFIETKDSLVHAFKSDSDNHEFLVILNSNQKKSINFKLPEGNWQLFFDGKGLLTRPKKLHNRVSLTPISGVILKKAD, from the coding sequence ATGAAGAAGTTATATGTAGGCGTTTTTCTCCTATTTATTTTTTGTTTTTTCATTGATGCAACAAACTTTTCAGCAATCGCCTTAGGTCAGAATCTACCGATGAAACCCTCTGTAAAAAGTATTAACCAGCTTGATACGTTGTATTCCTCAAAAGCAATGGGATTAACTACCCTAAAAGATGAAAATGTTTTTCGCGTTTTTTCCCCAAGAGCGAAAAAAGTTTTTTTGATTTTGTACGAAAAGCATACCGATATAAATGGCCGTGAAATTCAAATGATTCGTGACAATCAAGGGGTTTGGGAACACCTTGAAAAGGGAAACTTAATCGGAAAATACTATGGCTATCGAATTATTGGACCTACCGGGAAAAACGAAATGTTTGATAGCACCGTCGTAATCGCAGACCCCTATTCAAAAGCAGTGACTACCCAAAACCATTATAGACAATCTTCTAAATCATTAATTATAGATACCAATTTTGATTGGGAAGAAGATACTTGGGTAATCGGTCAAAATCATAACGACCTAATAATATACGAAGCTCATCTTCGCGATCTCACAGCGCATGCTTCATCCGGAGTGAATCAAAAAGGAACTTATCTCGGCCTTACTGAAAAAGGCAAGACTGGTGGACTTTCTTATCTTAAATCTTTAGGGGTGAATGCGGTTGAATTCCTTCCTATTCACAAATTCGGAACCATTGAAATCCCTTACAAAGATTCAAGTGTGATAGCGGCAGGCTACCCAGTGAATACTTGGAATCCGTATGCTCGTAATCATTGGGGGTATATGACAAGCTACTTTTTTACTCCCGAAACCTATTACGCAACCGATGGAACGATAAATCACGGAGAATATAATGGGATTGATGGTAGAGCGGTGAAAGAGATGAAGCAAATGGTGAAAGCCCTTCATAAAGAAAAAATCGCCGTGATACTTGATGTCGTCTATAATCATGTGGCTCAATACGATTTCAATTGCTTCAAGTACATTGATAAATTCTATTACTTTCGATGCGATTCATCCGGAAATTTTATGGGATCCTCTGGCTGCGGAAATGATTTCAAAACAGAACGCCCGATGTCGCGTAAGATGATTGTTGAAAGCGTTAAATATTGGATGACCGAGTATCATATCGATGGATTTCGTTTCGATCTCGCCGCAATGATTGATTGGGAAACATGTCGTGAGATCATACAAGAAGCTAAAAAAATTAACCCGAATGTTATCATTATTGCTGAACCTTGGGGCGGTGGCGGTTATGCTCCAGAAAAATTTAGTGAAATCGGCTGGGCTTCTTGGAATGATCAAATACGTAATGGGGTGAAAGGGCAAAACCCTCATCACGGCAAAGGTTTTATTTTTGGAAAATTTCAAGGAGAGAACACAACAAAATCAATTCAGAATTACTCCCTTGGTACCCTCAAAAAAAATGGAGGACTGTTTATCCAAAAAGAGCATTCAATCAATTACCTCGAATCTCACGACGATGAAACTATGGGAGATTTTATTCGCGTCGCTTTAGGAGAAGTAAAAGAGGGGGTTGTCATAAAAAATCTAAACAAGCATCATCGCTTAAGCCCTAAATCTCTCGCTCTAAATAAACTTGCTGCGCTTTTTCTTTTTACTTCTCAAGGTGCGGTGATGATTCATGAAGGTCAAGAGTTCGGAAGAAGTAAAGTCATCGCAAAAACCGCAATCCCCGATCCGAAAGTTGGAATGATTGACAGAAATAGTTATGAAAAAGACAACGAAACCAATTATTTGAATTATACCCACGCAAAGTTAAATCGTGAACTCGTCTCTTATTATCAAGATTTGATTCAATTCAGAAAAAAGTATAACCAAAACTTTGGTAGCGCAAACGAAGAGAATATTGATTTCATAGAAACTAAAGATTCTCTTGTTCATGCATTTAAATCAGATTCTGATAATCATGAATTTTTGGTCATCCTAAATTCGAATCAAAAGAAGTCAATCAATTTTAAGTTGCCTGAAGGAAACTGGCAGTTGTTTTTTGATGGAAAGGGACTTTTAACGCGGCCTAAAAAATTACATAATCGCGTTTCCCTAACGCCCATTTCAGGAGTAATCTTAAAAAAAGCGGACTGA
- a CDS encoding response regulator, which yields MSEKKTLLIVEDEPEVLELLQDAFAESYRIITARNGNEGLDTFLKNQGEIDGIVTDLMMPEMCGDELIQEVRKVNSELPIIMITAFEEKRKDVRKLVKDLNAMFIKKPFSIVEFKRIVMESIH from the coding sequence ATGTCTGAAAAAAAAACACTGCTCATCGTAGAAGACGAACCTGAAGTATTGGAACTGCTTCAAGATGCATTTGCTGAATCTTATCGAATCATCACTGCACGAAATGGCAACGAAGGTTTAGACACCTTTCTGAAAAATCAAGGTGAAATTGATGGAATTGTAACCGATTTGATGATGCCCGAAATGTGTGGAGACGAATTGATTCAAGAAGTGAGGAAAGTAAACTCAGAACTTCCTATAATTATGATAACAGCCTTTGAAGAGAAAAGAAAAGATGTGCGGAAACTCGTCAAAGATTTGAATGCAATGTTTATAAAAAAACCGTTCAGTATCGTTGAGTTTAAGAGAATCGTAATGGAATCGATTCACTGA
- the panB gene encoding 3-methyl-2-oxobutanoate hydroxymethyltransferase, with translation MSTRLGKHIDIHASTRQVTTRQVVEMKQRGERISMLTAYDFTLARILDTAGIDIILVGDSASNVFCGNETTLPITIDEMIYHAKAVLKGIQSAQNRAMVVVDMPFMSYQLSSEDALKNAGRIMKETGCHAVKLEGGKSVVETVQRITDAGIPVMGHLGLTPQSIYKFGSYKVRAKEEKEAQEILESSKLLEHAGAFSIVLEKIPASLAESVTKQLQIPTIGIGAGSGCDGQVLVTNDLLGLNNEFNPRFVRRYANLEEVISNAVQSYLEDVKSGVFPSTNESYL, from the coding sequence ATGTCAACAAGGCTAGGAAAGCATATCGACATTCACGCTTCGACAAGGCAAGTCACTACCCGTCAAGTTGTAGAAATGAAACAGCGAGGTGAGCGAATTTCGATGTTGACTGCATACGATTTTACCCTTGCAAGGATTTTAGATACCGCCGGGATAGATATTATTCTTGTCGGCGATTCCGCTAGCAATGTTTTTTGTGGAAATGAAACCACACTCCCGATTACCATCGATGAAATGATCTATCACGCAAAAGCGGTTTTGAAGGGCATTCAATCTGCTCAAAATCGAGCGATGGTCGTGGTAGATATGCCATTTATGTCTTACCAACTTTCTTCAGAAGATGCCTTGAAAAATGCAGGCAGAATCATGAAAGAAACGGGCTGTCATGCCGTTAAACTTGAAGGTGGGAAATCGGTTGTTGAAACTGTTCAACGAATTACTGATGCAGGAATTCCGGTAATGGGTCATTTGGGCTTGACACCTCAATCGATTTACAAATTTGGTAGCTATAAAGTACGTGCAAAGGAAGAGAAAGAAGCTCAGGAGATTCTTGAAAGTTCTAAATTGCTTGAACACGCAGGCGCATTTTCTATTGTTCTTGAAAAGATACCAGCTTCTTTAGCTGAAAGTGTAACCAAACAATTGCAAATTCCAACTATCGGGATAGGCGCGGGAAGTGGTTGTGATGGACAGGTACTTGTCACGAATGATCTTTTGGGCTTAAATAATGAGTTTAACCCTCGATTTGTGAGGCGTTATGCCAATTTGGAAGAAGTGATTTCAAACGCCGTGCAAAGTTATTTGGAGGATGTCAAAAGTGGAGTATTTCCTTCAACGAATGAAAGCTATTTATAG